CCACTTGGCGTTGCCGGTTACACCGACAACAATTCGGCGTGAATTTGCGCCAGTTCGGTGTGCCAAGGTTCCTCCTGCAAATTGATCAGATTCTGTTCATAGCTCGCCCATTGCGCGCACATGGATTCAAGCACAGCCGGGGCTGCCGCCAGGTACTCGACCACGCACCAGATGTTCCAGCTTTCGGCAAGCCCCCAGTCTGGCTGTTCAATTTCGCAGTTGGGCAAGCGGTAGTGGAAGGTGGGGCGCGCATTCACGCGTTCATCACGAACTGCAGCCAGCACACGCTCGGGGTCCATGTGCTTGAACAGCGGCAACAGGTCAAGGCCCCGGTTTCGGGTGGGGTTGTGCGCCAGGTAATCGTCCATGATTTGTTGCACGGGGGTGTCGGGGGTGTAGCCCATCACTGTATGCATATACCGCTTGGGGTATGGATCAATGTAAGGGGTCAGGCGGCGCAATGTATCTACCCGGTGGGCTTTGACCAACCAATTCTGGGCCACACAATAGGCCTTCAGGTAAGGCACCAGGGTTTTGGAATCGAAATCTGGCAATTCAGTGTTGATGTGAAGGCCAAATGCGTAGATCAGTGAATCGGACGTACCCAGGGCACCCGCATCGCGCAAGGCATTGACCATGGGGTCGAGTGTGGCAAGCTGATTCGCAGGCACCGGTGGACACACCACTTCAAGCGGCACAATTTGACGGGCCACATCAGTGAGCAGGCCGATGATGGCATCTTCAGTGGCGCTTTCAGCACCATGCTCTTCTTCAAGTCGGCGACGCGCCAGGGTTTTGGCAAATTGCCAGTCCAGTTCAATCTTGAAATCGCCCCAGTCCGGGTGTTTCACCTTGCATTCGGCCTGCGTGTCCTCTTCGACAGATCCCCGCACCGCTTGCGCAAGCACAGTGGCTGCTGTTTTCAGGTCAAGCCCTGCAAACTCAAGTTCAAACCCGACACGGCGTACCTGCCCTTTGGCATTTTTCAAACAAGCAGGTTTGGCATATTTGTTGTGCATCATCAGTTCCAGAAAAAAAGCGGCAGGCTTGCCGGGAAGCCCACCGCTTTCAGACGGCCCGATCACTGTGGGTACTTACACCACAGTCAACTTTACATCGACATTGTTACGGGTTGCGTTGGAGTAAGGGCAAACCTGGTGGGCCTTTTCTACCAGCGCATTGGCTTCTGCCTTGTCCATGCCATCCAGTTTGATGGACATGTCCACGGTGATGGCGAAGCCAACACCCTTGGGGTTGCCACCAATGCCCACTGTGGCAGTGATTTCCGGCTCGGAAGGCAACTTGATTTTGTCTTGACCGGCAACAAACTTGATAGCGCCGATAAAACAGGCTGAATAACCTGCGGCAAACAGTTGCTCGGGGTTGGTGCCCTCGCCGCCTGCTCCACCGAGTTCTTTCGGCGTGCTGAGTTGCACTTTCAAACGCCCGTCTTCCGTGGCGGATCCGCCTTCACGACCGCCTGTTGATGTGGCTTTGGTGGAATAAACGATGTCCATATTGTTCTCCTGAATTGAGTGCTTCATTGATTATCGCAGTAACTATCTGGATGGACTGCCACTGCGAATAAGGGTTCTACCCGCAAATGTTATCGCACTAACTGATTAAGCTCAAGGAGTGTCTTCCAGCAGACGATCGCGAAGTTCGTCCAGCTCGCCTTTCAGACGAAGAAGTTCCTCAGGGCTCATGCCACACTTTTCAAACACACAGGATTGAACGTGCACAACCTGTTCCCGAATGGCCTTGCCAGTTTCGGTCAGGTAGATTTGAAGTTGGCGCTCATCAGCTGAGCTGCGGTTGCGTGTCAGCAAACCTTGCTCAGCCATTCGCTTGATGACCGGAGTGAGCGCACCCGGTTGCTGACCCAGTTGGCGGGCGATACTGATCAGACTGACGCCGTCTTCCTTCCACAAGATCAACATCACCAGATATTGCGGGAAAGTCAATCCCAGCGCGGCCAACATGGGCTTGTACACTTGGGTAATGGCCAGTGACGTGGCGTAAAGTGAAAAGCAAAGCTGATTCTCGAGGGCGAGAGGATTTTCAAATTTCATGGCATTGTTTTTTTAGTTGTTTGTTTTGTTTTGGAAAAACCCGAATTCAAATGCATGCTGTAAAACTCGGCATACACTAGCAACAATACTAGTGTAAACGGTCAGGCATTCCGAGTCACGCTTGGATTTTTCAAAGCAAATCAACGGCTTTGGCAATCGAAAAGGCCCTGTCCTGCGGATTTTTGACCACCAGTGCCGTTTGCAGGCTCGGACTGTAATGAAGTTTGACCAGTTCTTTGTAAAAATCATAGTCACGCTGCACGCCCAAAGCCACACGCCGCATTTTCAGTTGCCCTTCCTGAAACGCCTTGCGGTACTTGGGAAAGTAACGCTGTACGTGAGAAAGGGCAAACACATCGGCGTACAGTTCTTCCCGGTGGCGGCGTTGCTTGGGCCCAAAATCTATTTGCTCCTTGACTTGCACGCAGTGGCCCGATTCATGCGCGAAAAACGCTTCATACACAACCTGCTTGGGCAGACCCTCAAAAAACAGAAGGTACTGTTCGAAACTGTGCCAATTTCGGTCCTGGGTGCTGATGTAAAAGGTACATCGCTTCAAAGGCGCGTTGTACTGCACCAGCAAGGGCGACTGGTGGACCACTTCTTTACCAATCAGCTTGAATTCCACCTGGTAGCCGTGCATTCGACCATAGCCTCGTGCCACGCTGCCGGCGATCTGGTCGATCAATTCTGCATCTTCAAAATCCTCAAACCCGTTGGCTTGAGCAGATAATGGACACCACGCAACCGCGCACACCATCAGCGCGCACACAGATTGATTGAGCTTGCTCACCCGCATGTCTCCCTATTGAACCGGTCTATTTTTTCATGGCTTTGAATGCCTCGCACGGGTCTTCCCGCGCAAACCGGGGCACGCTGTGCACCACATCAAAGTTGGATGTGGCCTTGCCCGGTTCATGTTCCAGAAATCCATGCACTGTTGTTCTTTGTTGTAGTGTAACGGGCAACCAGTGCAGCACGCCGACATCTTTTTGAACGTGCCCATTGCCAGCGATTAACACCACATCGGTTTGGCTGGATTGCTGCTCAATTACCTGGGCCATCCACACATCGCGGGCCACTTGAGCCGGCACCATTTTGTCCGCCACGCTGGGAGGCAGCATGTTGCAGTGGCCTTCTACAATGTTTTGGCGATGCTGCCGGGCCAGAGGCTCGGGTAGGGGTTGGTCAAGTTTGTAATGGGCAACCGTGTCTGGGTCCAAGGCTGCAGAGTAACCGCCTTGCACAATTCGGTTGGCATCTTTGCGTGACACATTCACGGCCAGCAAAGGCAGTTTGTAATCCAGCGCCAACTGGATCAAGGGCGCGTAAAGTGGCCATTCCCAGCTTTCAACCCACGGTTGGGAGGTAATGCATTCGGCGGTACCGCATTGATCCTGGGCTGTGCGCAGCAGGCCCTGATGTTCCCGGTCGAACTGCTCCATGGCCAGGGCGGGCCGCCAACCAGCTTTCACCCGGGCCTCGATCAACTGAAAACGCGCACGGTGTGCATCGGGGTTGTCGTGTACCTCGCCCAGGAGCCAGATGGACGCTGTGGGTACTTCTGTGGGGACGCTTATTGGCACGGATGGCTGCGCGCTTGCTTCCATCGATACAAGCAAAGCGAAGCAAAGAACGAATAACCAGCGTGGGAACAATGTCATTGAAACTATCCCTTTGCCTGCACGGGCAAGACAAAATCGAATGTGGCCACCTTCAACAGCGGCTTGGTCTGACTGAATTTCACCAACAAGGCGGGGCTGTAAAAACTGTCTCGAGCATTCAGTGGTTCATTGGGAAAATAAAGCTGCGTGGTCAACAAGGGCGTTGATGGCCCCTGCACTTTCACATGCAGGTGCGGGGTGCGCCTGAAACTTGAATTGCCATAGGAGCCAGGCATCAGCGTTTCAAACCGAAACCTGCCCTTCGCATCGGTGAGTTGATGCCCACGCAGTTTGAAGCCGGAATTGTCATATTCACCAGCAGCGTCACAACTCCACAAATCGACGATTGCATTGGCAAGCGGCTGACAGGTGGTCGACAACACCCGACCTTCGAGCACCAGCGTTTCACCTTGCAAACCATCGACCAGCTTGCTTCGCCGGGGTGTTTGAGGTGTATAAAACGGACCTTCGATTTGACGGGGTGTGGGGCTGTCATCACAGGCCGGGGTTTGCGCCAAGGCCTGGCGGTTCCCGAACATGGGGCCTGCGATGAGCAGGCCTGCACTGGCGCGAAGAATTGTTCGTCTTGATTTCAGCATGCCGCCTCCTGCTACTTTTGGTGCTGAGTGGATTCCACTATAACCAAAAGAAGCAGTTCAGGCAGGCTAACGTGCAGCTTGGCTGGATTTGGATCAGCTGTTCAGCCACGCTGCGGTTTTTGCCCAGATGGTGTTGGGCGATTCCTTGCCACTCATGATACCGATGTGGCCACCGGGGCCAATAAAGAATTCGGATTTGTCGGAGCCCACCACTTTGGTGATTGGCTTGCAGCAGGCCACATTGGCCAAGCTGTCCGATTTTCCTGCAATACCCAATACCGGGCAAGCGATGTCCTTGAAATTGGCAACTTCCTTGCCCACCTTGAAGTGACCGTGGGCTGTTTCATTTTCAAGCCAGATGCTGGCAAACCAGTCGCGCAGGGCGCCGCCTGGGTAGGCTTCCAGGCTGTCAATGAAGGCGGCCTGGTTGGCGTGTTGGGCAACGTAGTCGCGATCGTGCAGCTGGGTCACCAGGCTCCAGTACCCTTTGAGGCTTCCCACCGGGTCAAGCAACTTGAAGCCGATCACATTGGCCCAGCCCGGTGTGTACAGCAGCTTGGCGGGTACCTTGCGGAAATTGATTCGCGCTGATTTCAGCAGGTGCGCCAGGCGCTTGTACTGCTGACCAATCGGGCCATTGGCATGCCCGTCAATCGGAGTGCCGTAGGTCACGATTTTGTGAATATTCTCGTCCTTGAACAAGGCGGTGTAAGCCAGCGCCATGCCACCACCCATGCTCCAGCCTTGCAGGCTGAGCTTCTTCGAGCCACTGTGCTCGCGAACCGCATTCAGGCAGGCGGGCAAAAATTCCTTGATGTAGTTTTCCAGTGTCAGGCCAGCTTGCTTGCGCGTGGGCTTGCCCCAGTCGATCAGGTAAACGTCGAAACCCTGCGCCATCAGGTAACGCACAAAGCTGCGTTCGGGCAACAGGTCATACACAAACATGTTCACGGCCAGCGGAGCAATCAGAACCAGTGGAATGGTGTTGCGCTTCTTGGCCACGGGCAGGGTGTCATCGCCCATCTGAATGCTGTCTTCGGTCAGGGGCAGGTAATGGCGAACGCTGTGGATACCGCTTTGGTGAATGATCTCAAACGGTTGCAAGCCAGCCCGCACCATGGATTCTGACTTGAACAGGCGATCCCAGCCATTGCTGGACATGTGGCTGATGCGGCGAAGACTAAGTGCTGAAGACATGACGATGAATCCGGTTGTTTTGTTATTACAGGACGTGCCAGATTCTAACAGTGCAGTTAATGAATTGTTTGGTGTGACGTCTCTAAAAGACTACCCGGTGTCGTGGATGAACAGTGTGCAGGATTCAACTAAAACGGGAACTGTTCCCTAGCGCACGAGCCGCAAGCATTTCAATATGCAGGCATGAAATTCTCGTTGCGTTCATTGATCTGGGTTCCCTTCACTTTCTCGATTGGCTTCACCCTGTCGGCGTGTCTGATCGTGCTGCAGGCACGGGACGATATTCAGGAGGAACTGGAGTCGGCCACGCAGGTGGCGAAAAGCCTCGCATTGCTGATTGAATCCGATCGAATTGGTGCCCATGAGGCGAAAACCCTGCAGTTCCGGCACATCCGGATTGCAGCACAACCACCGCATTTACTGGATCAGGACCTGGATGTGGCCATGCCGGCCTGGCTGGCGAACTGGACGTTGGGTGATGTTGCAAGCACTGGACAGACCTATGCAATTCATCTGGACCCGGTGCAGGTCTGGACTGTGCACGCCACACCTGAAGATGAGCTCAATGAAGTCTGGAACAGCCTGACTGTCACGTTTTTTGTGTTTTTGGCCTCTGCCCTGCTGTGCATGGCACTGATCCAACTGGGCGTCAACGACGTTCTGAAACGCTTGCGCCAGTTCAGCCGCGCCATGTCCAGCATGCGGGAAGGTGATCTGAGAGCAAAATTGCCCGAGACCAGCCCGATTGTTGAACTTCAGGACATCGCCCGGCAATTCAACGCCACAACCCTGACACTGGAACAAGCCCGGGAAGACAACAAGGCTTTGTCGATTTCCCTGATCAATTCGCAGGAGGAGGAACGCAGGCGCCTGGGCTGCGAACTGCATGACAACCTGGGACAAATCATCGCGGGACTTCGTGCCAGAGTCTATCTGCTTCACATGCAAACCCAGTCAGAGCAGGCGCACTCCAGTCGGGATACGCTGAAATCGCTGTCCAGCGAACTGGAAGAAGCCCACCGCGTGATCCGGCACCTGATCACCGAACTGGACCCGGTGGATTTGCAAACGGTCAACCTGAATGAGGCTTTGGCACATATTTGCGTCAAATGGATGCAAGCCACCGGTATTCAATGCGACTTTGAAACCACGGGTGATATCTCGCCGGTCAGCGCACTGAGCGCACAGGAACTGGTGCACATAATCCGTATCGTTCAGGAATCCCTCCACAACATTTACAAGCACTCCAACGCAGACAGGGCCACGGTGAGCTTGGTGAATACACCTGATTTCTTCGATTTGAGAATTGAAAACAATGGCGTAGCCCCCAAGGTGATGAAATCCGGCTACGGTCTTCGCTCCATGCGTGAACGCGCCAAGGAACTGGGCGCAAGTCTTCGTATTCAGAAGAGTCCCGGCACGGGCGTGACCGTGCATTTGCACAAAACACACCAGCGAGCCTATTCGAATGAATTACTTGATTGTTGATGACCACCCCCTGATCCGGCAAAGCTATTCACAGATCATCAATCAGATCAGCAATGGTCATGCGCGGATCGACCATGCCGACAACGCCGCATCAGCCTGGATGAAGTGGATTGAAACACGCCACGAACTGGTTGTACTGGACATCAACCTGCCTGACATTTCCGGCCTGGATCTGGCCACAAAAATTTTACGCAGGCAGGCCGATACACGCGTGATGTTCTTTAGCATGCACGATGAGCTGGGACTGGTGAATCGCGCGATGAAACTGGGTGCCAGTGCCTATGTCAGCAAATCAGCCGAGCCGGAGGAATTTGCTCGGGCCATTCAAGCGATATCGGAAGGAAAACATTACATTGAACATCGCCTTGCAACCAACTTGATATGTTCGAGAGACAGCAAAAACAACACCGCGCTGGACATGCTGTCTGGCCGTGAAAGTGAAATTTTCCTGATGATTGCCAAGGGTTATTCATCCCGACAGGTCGGCGAGCTGTTGAATCTCAGTGCGAAAACAGTCGCCAATAACCTGTCCATCATCAAACAAAAGTTGAATGTCGACACCACGGCCGCAATGGCCCACCTTGCGGTGAGCCTGCAATTGATTGAAGTCTACCAGCCCACAGGACAACCTGTGCAGCCCTCGAAATTGGCATCCTGAAACGTCGCATAGTGAATTCGGGCACCAGTGATCGTGGTACCGTCAAAGTCCACCATGTTCATTTTGGCTTCCTGCAAATTGGCGTTCTTGAAGTTGGAATCCACCAGGCTGCATTTGTCCATCCAGGCTTTCTCAAAACTGGACATCTGAGCATTGGCACCCGCGAAGTTGGCACGGTTGACCCTTGCAAAGGAAAAATCAGCGGCAACCAGGCTGGTACGGCTAAAGTTGGCTGCCTGGCCAAACGCAGCATAGGCCTGCACGGCATCCAGTGTCGCATCGGTAAAATTGGCTCGGCGCAGGTTGGCACGTTTCAGGTCAGCCCGAGTCAAGTTGGCTCCAGTCAGGTTTGCACCTTCCAGGTTGGCACCACGCAAGTCAGCGTGGCGCAGGTCGGCGCCACTCAAGTCCGCATTGGACAGGTCTATCGCACTCAATTCCATATTGCGCATGTCCTGACCCGCCAAGCTGGCATTTTTACAGTTGCTTCCAGGCTGCAGGTCACAAGCCTGGGCATTCATGGCGAGCAATAACCCAGCCAGTATCGTCAATCCGGAATACTTGATTGATTTCATTGATTCAATCCTTTAAAAGAAAAACGGATGGGTTTGCTCTGCAAAGCAAACCCATCCCAAGCAACAACGTCTTCCAGGATGAAGAGAGGAATGTTGACGTCGTATTAACGCGAGGCTTGCTGAATCATCTTGGGCAGCTTGAACACCCAGAATGAGCCGCCTTGCGGCACGGGCTTGGTCAGCTCGGCCATGTCACCGCCCCAGAGAGGCACTGCACCACCGTAACCACTGGCCACACCAATGTACTGTTCGCCATCCATTTCCCAGGTAATCGGGGAAGAAACAATTCCGGAACCCGTCTGGAATTTCCAGAGCTCCTTGCCGGTTTTGGCATCAAACGCCTTGAAATAACCATCACCCGTCCCTGTGAATACCAGATTGCCTTTGGTGGCCATGACCCCGGCCCACAGTGGAAGCTTTTCCTTGTGCTGCCAGGCAACTTTTCCTGTTACCGGGTTCATGGCACGCAAAACACCCACATGGTCATCAAACATGCGCTTGATACGGAAGCCCTGACCAAGGTAGGCAGACCCTTTCTTGTAGGTCACGTTTTCAGTCCAGTAGTCCTCTTTCCAGTGGTTTGCACCGATGTAAAACAGGCCTGTATCCTGGCTGTAGGCCATAGGGTTCCAGTTCTTGCCACCCAAAAATGGAGGGGAAACCTCAACAGATTTGCCACGGTCCTGACCTGGCTCAGGGGGAGGTGGACGCTGTCCCGCCACTTCAATCGGCCGACCGGTTTTCTGGTCAATGCCCTTGGCCCAGGTCACTCCATCCACAAAGGGCACACCACGAATGAATTTGCCGTCAGCACGATTCACCACATAGAAGAAGCCGTTTCGATCAGCGTGTGCAGTGGCCTTGATGGTTTTGCCACCGTCCTTGTACTCGAACAAGACCAGTTCATTGTTGCCGGAGAAATCCCATGCGTCATTTGGTGTGTGCTGGTAGAACCACTTTACCTCGCCAGTGCTGGGGTCTACAGCCACTTGGCCCGAGGTGTACAGGTTGTCGTATTCAAGCGGATTGCCACCTTTGGGGGTTCGGTACCAGGTGTTCCACGGGGCCGGGTTACCAGCACCAACAATGATCAGATTGTTTTCAACGTCGAAGCTGGCTGATTGCCACGGGGCACCGCCGCCCTGGCTCCACGCCTCTACCTTTCCGGTTGGGCTGGAGGGGTCATCCGGCCAGGAAGGTGCACGTGGGTCACCCGTCGGTGTGCTTTCCTTGCCATTGAGGCGACCCATGTGTCCTTCCACGAAAGGACGCATCCAGATTTCTTTGCCGGTTTCAGGGTCACGGGCATACAGCTTGCCCACCACACCGAATTCATCGCCGGAAGATCCATGAATCAGCAGAACCTTGCCGGTCTTCTGATCTTTGACCAAGGTCGGCGCGCCGGTCATCGTATACCCGGCAGTGTGGTCTTCAAACTTTTCGCGCCACGCAACTTTGCCAGTCTTCTTGTCCAGCGCAACAATGCCGGCATCCAAGGTTCCAAAGAAGACCTTGTCGCCAAAAATGGCTGCACCGCGGTTGACTACGTCGCAGCAGGGACGAATGTCCTCAGGCAGGCGATGCGAATACTGCCAGAGCTTGGCACCTGTTTTTGCGTCCAACGCATACATGCGTGAATAGGAACCAGTCACGTAAATGATGCCGTCGTGAACCAAAGCCTGTGTTTCCTGCCCACGCTGCTTTTCGTCACCAAAGCTGAAGGACCACGCGGGCACGAGATTGGCCACATTCTTGTCATTGATGGCAGTCATGGGGCTGTAGCGTTGCGCCTTGGGCCCAAAACCGTAGCTCAGGATGTCTTTGGGTGTTTTTTCATCGTTGACGATGTCTTCCCAGGTGACACCGCCCGATTTGGCCGACGCTGCACCGCTCTGCAATGCCAGACCTGCGGTGGCAGCAACCACGGCAAGCGTCAAGGCACTGAGTTTCAAGCTTGAATTTCTCACTGATCTCTCCTCTTTGTTTAATCTGATTTGTTGTCATCCGACTCTTCTTTCGGACTCATTTCAGATTAAGGAGAGACCCCGTGGTTTTCCAGAGCAGAATTCCCGCAACTGACCGGGACTTATTCCCGATGACTTCGGGAATTCCGCAAAGGGCTTACTTCCACTTCATGCCCAAAGTCACACCCAGCAGCAGCTGTCGCTCACTGGCCGGTTCGAAGAACTGCCCTGCCCCTTGGTTAACAATCACCGAGCCCACATATTGTTTGTCGAACACGTTGTCGACACGGGCGTAAGTGCGCACGTTCCAGCCACCATCCAGAGGCCAGTCTTTGCTGGCACGCAGGTTGACCACTGAGTAGGACGGTGCAAATGCCGTGTTGGCATCGTTGGCGAACAGCTTGTCCACGTAACGCAACTCGGTGGCTGCTTCATAAAGGCTTGAAGGCTTGAATACCACTTCACCAAAGAAGGTCTTTTCCGGAATGCTGGGCAGGCTGTTGCCAGCCACGATGTCGTTGGTTGATCCGATGGTGTCAAAAGACGAATCGTATGTTGCACGTATCAGGTTGACCGCAGCATTGGCTTGCCATTCTTTACTGAGGGCATGTTGTACCGCAAACTCGATACCTTCACGGCTGGTTGGGCCAGCATTTCGAAATGCGGTGGCTCCACCAGCGGCCTGCAAAACGACGATTTCGTTTTCAGTGTCTACCGTATACAAGGCCGCATTGACCTTGGTGTTGCCAAACTTGGCCTTCATGCCCACTTCAAACTGCTCACTTTTCGCGGCATCCAGTGTGCTGTTGAAATTTGGGCTAAGCGGCGCATTGGTCATGGGGTTTACGGCAGACAGATACGCAGACTCCAGCAATGTGGGAGTTTCAAAACCCTCACCGTAGGACACATAGGTGCTGATATTCGGTTGCAAACGGAAAGTGAAGCCGAGGTTGCTCGTCACTTCATCGTATTTTTTGTTGCCACTGCCATCGCCATTCGTCAAAAACTGATCGCGGGATTCAATTTCAATTGAAGAACTGCGCACACCCGCAAGCATGCTCAGCCTGTCGGTCAAAAAGTACTCCGCCTGCAGATACTGGTCGAACTGGCTGGCCGTGTTGGCTTCGTCCCGATTGCTGTTGGCATTCACATTCGCGAAACCCAAACGCGCCTGCTCCAGTTCACCCACGGTCAAACCCGCGGTCAAAAACAAGGGCTTTTCCAGCAGATTTGCCTGGTGGGCAAACTTCAAGTCGGCTCCGCTGTACTCATTTTTCAGATCGATCACGGTTTGACTGGCCAACACCTGCCGGATTTTTCGGTCTCCGTAATACGGGCTGAAGGTGACACTGGTAGACGGGTTGAATTGATGCTCAAGCACAATGCCGGTTTGGCTTTGTTCAACAGTCTTGTTGGAATTGTTGGCCACGGATGCAGGGCTGCCCTGCCTTCGGTTCTGGGCCAGTTGCGCAGCGGTCAAGCCAGCCGGGTCCTGGGCCAGGGGAATGTCGACGTAATTCACCACCCAGCTCAGCCGCGTGTCGCTGCTCAGGTTCCAGACCATTTTGCTGTTGAAGTTGTCGCGGCGTGCCTTGCTATGGTCGCGGTAACCGTCGGTTCGGAAGGTGGACGCGTCAATCACAATGCCCACCTCGCCGTTGCCCTTGTTCAGTTTGATGCCACTGCGACGCGTGCTGTCTGATCCAAATATCTGATTCACTTCCAGCTCGGTGCCCACGCGCGGGTTTTCAGTGGTCAACAGAATCACCCCACCCGAGGAATTGCCGTACAGCGATGAAAACGGGCCGCGCAATACCTCAATGGATTCGGTCGAACTGAGGCTGAAATGCGAAATTTGCCCTGAACCATCGGGCATGGTGGCCGGAATGCCATCGGAGAACAAACGCACCCCGCGCACGCCGGAAGTGGCGCGCGCACCGAAACCACGAATGGATATTTGCAGGTCTTGCGCGAAGTTGTTGCGATTGTTGATTACCAGGCCTGGCACGCGGGTCAGCGTTTCAGACAGGTTGACCTGAAAACTGGCCGCTTTTTCCAAAGTGTCCTGGTTAATCTTGTCCACCGAGGCGGGCACATCGAGGGGATCCCTCGCCTGCCGCGTAGCAGACACCACAAAATCATCAAGGTTTTCAGTTTGGGCAACAGCCGGGGAAACCAGGCCCAGTGCGGCAAGAGAGGCCAAAAGAGGGGTCAAGCGATACGTCATGAAAAATGTCTCTGTCGTGTTTTGATTCAAGTTGGCAAATCATGAAGGAAATGGCGCGTGAAAATTTCCCGATGTTCACGGAAAGTGGAATAAATCCTCTGCTCTAAACCCGCGCACTCTTTGTACAATCTGAGTAACAACTGTTAACCCCCTATTATAAAAAGTCAGGAGACACCCGCATGCTAC
The nucleotide sequence above comes from Limnobacter thiooxidans. Encoded proteins:
- a CDS encoding TonB-dependent receptor family protein, translated to MTYRLTPLLASLAALGLVSPAVAQTENLDDFVVSATRQARDPLDVPASVDKINQDTLEKAASFQVNLSETLTRVPGLVINNRNNFAQDLQISIRGFGARATSGVRGVRLFSDGIPATMPDGSGQISHFSLSSTESIEVLRGPFSSLYGNSSGGVILLTTENPRVGTELEVNQIFGSDSTRRSGIKLNKGNGEVGIVIDASTFRTDGYRDHSKARRDNFNSKMVWNLSSDTRLSWVVNYVDIPLAQDPAGLTAAQLAQNRRQGSPASVANNSNKTVEQSQTGIVLEHQFNPSTSVTFSPYYGDRKIRQVLASQTVIDLKNEYSGADLKFAHQANLLEKPLFLTAGLTVGELEQARLGFANVNANSNRDEANTASQFDQYLQAEYFLTDRLSMLAGVRSSSIEIESRDQFLTNGDGSGNKKYDEVTSNLGFTFRLQPNISTYVSYGEGFETPTLLESAYLSAVNPMTNAPLSPNFNSTLDAAKSEQFEVGMKAKFGNTKVNAALYTVDTENEIVVLQAAGGATAFRNAGPTSREGIEFAVQHALSKEWQANAAVNLIRATYDSSFDTIGSTNDIVAGNSLPSIPEKTFFGEVVFKPSSLYEAATELRYVDKLFANDANTAFAPSYSVVNLRASKDWPLDGGWNVRTYARVDNVFDKQYVGSVIVNQGAGQFFEPASERQLLLGVTLGMKWK
- a CDS encoding methanol/ethanol family PQQ-dependent dehydrogenase; this encodes MRNSSLKLSALTLAVVAATAGLALQSGAASAKSGGVTWEDIVNDEKTPKDILSYGFGPKAQRYSPMTAINDKNVANLVPAWSFSFGDEKQRGQETQALVHDGIIYVTGSYSRMYALDAKTGAKLWQYSHRLPEDIRPCCDVVNRGAAIFGDKVFFGTLDAGIVALDKKTGKVAWREKFEDHTAGYTMTGAPTLVKDQKTGKVLLIHGSSGDEFGVVGKLYARDPETGKEIWMRPFVEGHMGRLNGKESTPTGDPRAPSWPDDPSSPTGKVEAWSQGGGAPWQSASFDVENNLIIVGAGNPAPWNTWYRTPKGGNPLEYDNLYTSGQVAVDPSTGEVKWFYQHTPNDAWDFSGNNELVLFEYKDGGKTIKATAHADRNGFFYVVNRADGKFIRGVPFVDGVTWAKGIDQKTGRPIEVAGQRPPPPEPGQDRGKSVEVSPPFLGGKNWNPMAYSQDTGLFYIGANHWKEDYWTENVTYKKGSAYLGQGFRIKRMFDDHVGVLRAMNPVTGKVAWQHKEKLPLWAGVMATKGNLVFTGTGDGYFKAFDAKTGKELWKFQTGSGIVSSPITWEMDGEQYIGVASGYGGAVPLWGGDMAELTKPVPQGGSFWVFKLPKMIQQASR